Proteins from one Esox lucius isolate fEsoLuc1 chromosome 19, fEsoLuc1.pri, whole genome shotgun sequence genomic window:
- the LOC105028709 gene encoding ADP-ribosylation factor 4 — protein MGLLISSVFTRLFGKKQMRILMVGLDAAGKTTILYKLKLGEIVTTIPTIGFNVETVEYKNICFTVWDVGGQDKIRPLWRHYFQNTQGLIFVVDSNDRERVAESAEELSKMLQEDELREAVLLVFANKQDLPNAMSVSDLTDKLGLQSLRSRLWHVQATCATQGTGLYEGLDWLSNELSKQ, from the exons ATGGGACTTCTAATCTCATCCGTTTTTACTAGACTGTTCGGCAAAAAACAGATGAGAATACTTATGG TGGGTTTGGATGCTGCGGGGAAAACAACTATTTTGTATAAACTAAAGCTTGGGGAAATAGTTACCACCATTCCAACTAtcg GCTTTAATGTGGAGACAGTTGAGTATAAGAACATCTGCTTCACGGTTTGGGATGTTGGTGGTCAGGACAAAATCAGACCCCTCTGGAGACACTACTTCCAGAACACACAG ggtTTGATCTTCGTAGTAGACAGCAATGATCGAGAGAGAGTGGCTGAGTCAGCAGAAGAACTGTCCAAAATG CTACAGGAGGATGAGTTGAGAGAAGCAGTGTTGCTGGTGTTTGCTAACAAGCAGGACCTTCCTAACGCCATGTCTGTCAGTGACCTCACAGACAAACTTGGATTGCAGAGCCTCCGCAGCAGATTG TGGCATGTGCAGGCGACCTGTGCCACCCAAGGCACAGGCCTGTATGAAGGACTGGACTGGCTTTCCAACGAGCTGTCCAAGCAGTAA